Proteins encoded together in one Bacteroides zoogleoformans window:
- the htpG gene encoding molecular chaperone HtpG, with product MKKGNIGVTTENIFPVIKKFLYSDHEIFLRELVSNAVDATQKLKTLSAIGEYKGELGDLTVHVSLGKDTITVSDRGIGLTAEEIDKYINQIAFSGANDFLEKYKNDANAIIGHFGLGFYSAFMVAKKVEIVTKSYQEGAQAVKWTCDGSPEFMIEDADKVERGTDIILYIDDDCKEFLEETRISSLLSKYCSFLPIPVAFGKKKEWKDGKQVETTEDNIVNNTSPLWTLKPSELKDEDYKDFYRNLYPMSDEPLFWIHLNVDYPFHLTGILYFPKVKSNIELNKNKIQLYCNQVYVTDSIEGIVPDFLTLLHGVLDSPDIPLNVSRSYLQSDVNVKKISTYITKKVSDRLQSIFKNDRKQFEEKWNDLKIFINYGMLTQEDFYDRAKDFSLFNDTDGRCYTFEEYKTLVKDNQTDKDGNLIYLYANNKEEQYSYIESAKNKGYNVLLMDGQLDIAVVSMLEQKLEKTRFTRVDSDVVDNLILKEDKRHEPLEADKQEALSVIFKSQLPKIEKTEFNVMTQSLGERAFPVMITQSEYMRRMKEMANIQAGMRFYGEMPDMYSLILNADHELVKEVVADETKECDSLIVSIQKEMDDVDKQRNELKKQQEGKKDEDITTAEKEETAGLDKKWNELKTRKEEVYATYATKNKVVRQLIDLALLQNGMLKGEALNNFVKRSIELIK from the coding sequence ATGAAAAAAGGAAATATAGGGGTAACTACCGAAAATATCTTCCCTGTTATTAAAAAGTTCTTGTATAGTGATCATGAAATTTTTCTTCGTGAGCTGGTTTCCAATGCAGTTGATGCCACGCAAAAGTTGAAGACGCTTTCCGCTATTGGAGAGTACAAAGGTGAGCTTGGCGATTTGACTGTGCATGTTTCATTGGGAAAGGATACGATTACCGTGTCCGACCGTGGCATTGGACTTACAGCCGAAGAAATAGATAAATACATTAACCAGATAGCCTTTTCCGGTGCCAATGACTTTTTGGAGAAATACAAAAATGACGCAAATGCCATTATTGGTCATTTCGGATTAGGATTTTATTCGGCTTTTATGGTGGCCAAAAAGGTTGAAATTGTTACTAAATCTTATCAAGAAGGTGCTCAGGCTGTGAAGTGGACCTGCGACGGCAGTCCTGAATTCATGATTGAAGATGCTGATAAGGTAGAGCGCGGTACGGATATCATCCTTTATATCGACGATGATTGTAAAGAGTTTCTTGAAGAAACACGAATCTCTTCTTTGCTGAGTAAATATTGCAGTTTTCTTCCTATTCCGGTTGCATTTGGTAAGAAAAAGGAGTGGAAAGACGGCAAGCAAGTTGAAACAACCGAAGACAACATTGTTAATAATACAAGTCCGCTGTGGACACTCAAACCCAGCGAACTGAAAGATGAAGACTACAAGGACTTCTATCGCAATCTATATCCAATGTCTGACGAGCCATTATTCTGGATTCATCTGAATGTAGATTACCCGTTCCATCTTACCGGTATTCTGTATTTCCCAAAAGTGAAGAGCAATATTGAATTGAACAAGAATAAGATTCAGCTCTATTGCAACCAAGTATATGTGACGGACTCTATAGAAGGTATTGTTCCTGACTTCCTAACCCTACTACATGGGGTACTCGACTCACCTGATATCCCTTTAAATGTGTCTCGCTCCTATCTGCAAAGCGATGTCAATGTGAAGAAAATATCTACATACATCACTAAAAAAGTGTCTGACCGTTTACAATCCATATTTAAGAATGACCGCAAACAGTTTGAAGAAAAGTGGAACGACTTGAAGATCTTCATCAATTATGGAATGCTTACGCAAGAAGATTTCTATGACAGAGCAAAAGACTTCTCCCTTTTCAACGATACCGACGGTAGGTGCTATACTTTTGAGGAGTATAAGACTTTGGTTAAAGACAATCAGACGGATAAAGACGGCAACCTGATTTATCTGTATGCCAACAATAAGGAAGAGCAATATAGCTACATCGAGTCTGCCAAAAATAAGGGATATAATGTGCTGTTGATGGATGGCCAACTGGATATTGCTGTGGTAAGTATGCTGGAGCAGAAGCTTGAGAAGACTCGTTTTACTCGTGTAGATAGTGATGTGGTTGATAATTTGATTCTTAAAGAAGACAAGAGACATGAACCGTTGGAAGCAGATAAACAAGAAGCTCTCTCCGTCATCTTCAAGAGTCAGTTGCCTAAAATTGAAAAAACGGAGTTCAACGTCATGACCCAATCTTTGGGAGAACGTGCTTTCCCGGTAATGATTACTCAGAGCGAGTATATGCGTCGCATGAAGGAAATGGCTAATATTCAAGCAGGGATGAGGTTTTATGGCGAAATGCCTGATATGTATAGCCTAATACTGAATGCAGATCATGAGTTGGTGAAAGAGGTCGTAGCTGATGAAACCAAGGAATGCGACTCGCTTATAGTCTCTATTCAAAAAGAAATGGATGATGTTGACAAACAGCGTAATGAATTGAAAAAACAACAAGAAGGCAAGAAAGACGAGGATATTACAACGGCCGAAAAAGAAGAAACTGCCGGGCTGGATAAGAAATGGAATGAGCTGAAAACACGGAAAGAAGAGGTTTATGCCACTTATGCTACCAAGAACAAGGTGGTTCGTCAGTTGATAGATTTAGCATTGCTGCAGAATGGAATGCTGAAAGGTGAAGCTTTGAACAATTTTGTCAAGAGAAGCATTGAATTAATTAAATAA